From Calonectris borealis chromosome 7, bCalBor7.hap1.2, whole genome shotgun sequence, one genomic window encodes:
- the CHST15 gene encoding carbohydrate sulfotransferase 15 — translation MRYCINCCIHLLPNDLHRQCFRCCEPNHNNQKCPVCKGENNIPLYTDSKQMKLLAVLEVRTDHSESWNGFFCLRKGKLCSLIFGLIIMTLVMASYILTGAKHGLLLIPSPFHYGAFTSNPSLMDNESLSDMKDHYQPSKMNISYVKDYPSIKLIIDTITSKIEFITRQRPDLEELRKQEPHMFSVIPNKFLPNSKNPCWYEEYRGNTTTDPYATNSYALYSKRFRTIFDYLRKVFWNHLYHYKDKHYRLRCLPHFYIIGQPKCGTTDLYDRLRLHPDVRFSAIKEPHWWTRKRFGIIRLRDGFHDRYPVEDYLDLFDLAAHQIQGVLQSEAAKERGKMNNIIIGEASASTMWDNNAWIFFYDNSTEGEPPFLIQDFIHAFQPNAKLIIMLRDPVERLYSDYLYFASANKSAEDFHEKVAESLQLFENCMLDYSLRACVYNNTLNNAMPVRLQVGLYVVYLLDWLTVFDKDQILVLRLEDHASSVKYTMHMVFQFLDLGPLSEKQEALITKSPASNTRRPEDRSLGPMLPTTKAILRDFYKPFNTKLAQVLFDDAFLWKRT, via the exons ATGAGGTACTGCATTAATTGTTGCATACATTTATTACCAAATGACTTGCACAGACAGTGTTTCAGATGCTGCGAACCTAATCATAATAACCAGAAGTGTCCTGtttgcaaaggagaaaataaCATCCCTTTGTACACCGATAGCAAGCAGATGAAGTTGCTTGCAGTTCTGGAAGTAAGGACTGATCACAGTGAAAGCTGGAATGGATTTTTCTGCTTGAGGAAGGGGAAGCTATGCAGCTTAATATTTGGGTTGATTATAATGACTCTAGTGATGGCATCCTACATACTGACTGGAGCCAAGCATGGCCTGTTGTTAATACCATCTCCCTTCCATTACGGAGCTTTTACTAGCAATCCAAGCTTAATGGACAATGAAAGCCTTAGTGACATGAAAGACCATTACCAGCCTTCTAAAATGAATATTTCATACGTAAAGGATTATCCAAGCATTAAATTAATTATTGACACTATTACTTCAAAGATAGAGTTTATAACGAGACAGCGTCCTGATTTAGAAGAGCTGAGGAAACAAGAGCCACAT ATGTTTTCAGTAATTCCTAATAAATTCCTTCCAAATAGCAAGAACCCTTGTTGGTATGAAGAGTACAgaggaaacacaaccacagatCCTTATGCAACTAACTCCTATGCACTGTATTCAAAGCGCTTTCGAACCATATTTGATTACCTCAGGAAGGTATTTTGGAACCACTTGTATCATTATAAGGACAAACACTACCGCCTGCGCTGTCTCCCCCATTTCTACATCATTGGCCAGCCCAAGTGTGGGACAACGGACCTGTACGACCGGCTCAGGCTGCATCCCGACGTTCGGTTCTCAGCAATCAAAGAGCCACACTGGTGGACAAGAAAACGGTTTG gAATCATTCGTCTGAGGGATGGATTTCACGATCGCTACCCAGTGGAAGATTACCTTGATCTGTTTGACTTAGCAGCACATCAGATTCAGGGTGTGCTGCAGAGCGAAGCGGCAAAAGAGCGCGGCAAGATGAACAACATCATAATTG gGGAGGCCAGTGCCTCGACGATGTGGGACAACAACGCTTGGATTTTCTTTTATGACAACAGTACTGAAGGAGAGCCTCCCTTCCTAATCCAGGATTTTATCCATGCCTTCCAACCGAACGCCAAACTTATCATCATGCTGAGAGACCCCGTTGAAAG ATTGTACTCCGATTATCTGTACTTTGCAAGTGCTAATAAATCTGCGGAAGATTTTCACGAAAAAGTGGCAGAATCGCTGCAGCTGTTTGAAAATTGCATGCTGGATTACTCACTGAGAGCCTGTGTCTACAACAACACCCTGAACAATGCCATGCCC GTAAGGTTACAGGTTGGGCTCTATGTTGTGTATCTTTTGGACTGGCTAACAGTTTTTGACAAAGATCAGATACTCGTTCTTCGCTTGGAGGACCATGCATCAAGTGTGAAATACACCATGCATATGGTGTTCCAGTTTCTGGATCTGG GACCTCTAAGTGAGAAACAAGAAGCTCTGATTACAAAGAGTCCTGCATCAAACACTAGGCGACCTGAAGACAGAAGTCTGGGACCTATGCTACCAACAACGAAGGCAATTTTAAGAGATTTCTATAAGCCTTTTAATACAAAACTGGCACAAGTTCTTTTTGATGATGCTTTTTTATGGAAGAGGACATAA